Genomic window (Mustela erminea isolate mMusErm1 chromosome X, mMusErm1.Pri, whole genome shotgun sequence):
TCAGGATCACCCCCATGATTCTTGACATCTTCTCTTTCTGTCACCACGAAAACTCCCTTGCTGCCCATTTTATTACAGAACCCTCATCCCTGTAGTGCTCTGTACATTCTTCAGTTGTGTCTTCTCTTCCCCCCAGCCTTCCTACAGACCCCTAGAGCTCCTGAACTGCCATTAGTAATTTTCCCCTCAGCTTCAGTCTTGCCCTACTATCACAGTATAATCATGCTTTCTGCTCCTGGGTGTCTCTGCTGTTGCTAAGCAGATGCCTGAGGCAGCCTGCTCCAGCACCAGTCTTGGGCTGTGCTACCTCTGCTTGATACCTGCTAACCAGTTTGCTTGCCGCTGAGCTCCCGGAGTCCAGTGAGTTCTCCCAGAGCCTTGCCTGTGCTGGCTTCCATCACAGCTGATAGTTTTCAGACTCTTTGCCTGGCTGACTCTATACAGACTGATCTGCATTTCCTTGAGTTAACTTCTgccagtacctttttttttttttttaaacttcttagcACTTAACTTAAAATTGCAATTCTATATTCATTTAGACTTTTtcactgattctaaaatgtacatTTCCCCTCACGTTTCTGAAATTGAGGCACCTCTTAACACTGGATGCCTTGATTGCTTTCTAAATGGTAAGTAACATAATGGTTTATCTTATAATCAGTTGTGTCTTAGGTTTAATAAAAtactgtacttttcttttttttttttaaagtaggctcctcAGAGTTCAGtgcagcttgaactcacaatcctgagatcaagacctgagctgagatcatgagtcaaATAGTTAACTGACTGGGcccccccaggcatccctaaaatattGTACTTTTAACGATCTGTTTCTTTTAGTTACTTGCAAGTTGCACAAGTACAGGAATTCTGTTTTACTCATCCATAGGGACCAATATCCAATATAGTACCTGGTATCTAGTAGGCACTGAATAAATAATGCTCAGAtgaatatcattatatatttggtcccccctccccctttaAAGCAGTCTCCACACCAACACGGGActtaaacttacaaccccgagatcaagaatcacatcctgtactcactgagccagccaggcacccctgtcattcCCTACTTGGGAAGTGATGGCCCGGGTAACGTTTGAAGATGAATTAGTCAATATATGCATGtgaatttttaattagtttctgTGTTTCAGTCTTCATCTTTGGAGATTTTATTCTGGAATTGAAGGAAACCTTTAGATGtgttgttctctcttttttttttttttttaaagattttatttatttgacacagagagagagcacacaagcagggtaagtagcagggagagggagaagcagactccccactgagcagggaacccaatgaggggctcgatcccaggaccctgggatcatgacctgaggtgaaggcagctgcttaactgactgaggcacccaggtgcccctgagtcccctcatttatttaatttgtccCATTATTGATATGTGTACATCCTTACTTAAAGTATTTGCTCACCATGTGTGGAAATGAATCCACATAAGCTTTTATTAGGTTTCAGCAGTTATCTTTCCTTAGGAAGAAGAGCGAGGAAGGGACCGAAGGGTGTAGCAGACTTTGAAACTTTGGAAAGTGTTGAGTACTCGAACttacttttccattttacttCATCCTCCAAGGAGTGCCATCACTTGGTGTGCCTTCTTCACTTCTTTTAAGCGAAAGAACAGCCAACAGGCAGCATGAGTGACTTGAGTGCCTTAGGCCAACTTGTTGATAAGGTTCAAGCTCACTCCACCCCTGGAGGGAAGGTGTGGCTCTCCGTCCTTTTCGTTTTCCGAATCCTGCTACTTGGGACAGCTGTTGAGTCAGCCTGGGACGATGAGCAGTTTGCCTTTCGTTGTAATACTCGGCAGCCTGGTTGTGAGAACGTCTGCTATGATAAGTCCTTTCCGATCTCTCATGTGCGCTTCTGGGTCCTGCAGATCATCTTTgtgtccctcccctcactcttgTACCTGGCCCACGTGTTCCACATGATACGCAAGGAAGAGAAGTTGcaaaagagaggggaggaactCAGAGTCACTCAGAACGATGGTGCCAACATGGACGTGCACTTGCAGGAAGTCGAAATCGAAGTCAAGAAGTTCAAGTGTAGCATTGAAGAACACTGTAAGGTGAAAATGAGAAGGGGCCTGCTGCGAGTCTATACCGTTAGTGTCTTCTTCAAGTCTGTTTTTGAGGTGGCCTTCCTGCTGATCCAGTGGTACGTCTATGGATTCAGCCTGAATGCGGTTTACACTTGCAAACGAGACCCCTGCCCGCATCAGGTGGACTGCTTCCTCTCTCGCCCCACAGAGAAAAGCATCTTCATTCTCTTCATGCTGGTGGTGTCCTTGGTGTCTCTTGCTCTGAACATCATGGAGTTGTTCTGTGTCTTCTTTAGGGGCTTAAAGGGTCATGTGAAGGATCCAGAGAGTGAGTCTTACCTTGATACATCTGGTCTGCCAAGCCCCTCCACTGACTCTTCATCGGTTGCTCCTCTTTCCTCCATGTCCCTTCCCATCGACAGGGCGGCCTCTGGAAACAGGAGCAGTTCTTCCTGCCGCAGTTACAATAAACAAGGAAACGAGCAAACCCATGCTAAACAGAAAGCATAGCAAGATCTAATAGGGCAGGGGGGAATCACCCCCTCTGACTTGCACGCACAGCCTTTTGATTTCCCCCATAAGCAGAATtttggtggggggcgggcaggacaAAAGTAGTTACTGGGCAGTAGTCATTGTAGAGCAGCAGCCGTTCTGCAAAGCCAGCAGTTCTGCCCGCAGCAGCCTTCATGACCTAGCGATCTAGACATACGCCTGAAAGCATTATGATTCTGCTCAGCtgttaaagaaaaggaaggtacGGTGGAGAGTGTACTTTTGTTCCAGAGGAGGTTGTACTCAGCCATGTCAGTTATGAGGCTTAACAGACATAATGGGTTCTTTTGGGACGAGGGGATCTGGGATAGGAGAGGAGAAACCGGGGACTGATGGAGGAACACAGTTGGTATTTGAAATGGTTGACTCGAAGAATTTACATTCTAAGTAAAAGTTGCTTTAGGTGGTGTATTAGTAAGGACTTTTTCTCTCCCATATTTCCTGAGAATGGTTCAATGTATATGAAAGTGATAGATATCTTTCATGTATTGGTACAAGCAAATGCAATATAAACTCATAAACATGGGATTTTAAAGTAATGCAGGGATCAGgtttcatcctttctcatggattTCGTGGTGTGGGCCCAGTGATGTTTACCTCATTCCAACTGTGAAAGTGAAACACTCTTCCCTCCCCAAAGTGCCTCCCCTTTACCCAGTTTAGTTTATTACGGATACTGGTTCtattcattgtgattttttttttcttttatagaaaggTGTCAGGAATGATGTCCTTGTTTTGAAATGTAATGACTGATACTTGCATGATAAACTTTTAGTTGTGTAAACAGCACTCAATGTGAGAAACTTAAAAAGGAATGCGTAGAGCTGGACTATTAAATGTGTATCTTACATGAATTTTACAGTAACTGATAGTTCTTggctttattttacttaataaaccACGTAATAAGCATTATTTTAGAACTCATATTCTGTTCATGAGTTTTGGGAGGCAGTCTTTTGGATGGCCAGTGTTTATGATGTTTgtactaagattttatttggaatgCAAGAAAGGTTGAAAAAGGTTTGAGTCTTACCTATGTAACTAATGTGTTGGAAATATATACTGAAGAAATCTGTTTATTCAAATGACTTTTCTAAAACAGATGGTGAAAATGCTGAGCTTTATACTTTGTTCTTGCACGACAGCTACATAAACAGTTCTGTACACTAAATGGTTTAACATTTCACATTAGACTAATGTCATGTTAAGTTTTATTAAATGCAAATGTAGACCTTGTCCATCATATATTCTCGAGAATGTTCTttatctaataaaattttaagagcgCAACCTGCTTGTTTGCCTCCTCAGAGTTTCTAGCTGCATTCATCtttcctagtcttttttttttttttaaagattttatttatttatctgacagacagagatcacaagtaggcagagaggcaggcagagagagaggaggaagcaggctccctgctgagcagagagcccgatgcggggctcgatcccaggaccccgggaccatgacctgagccgaaggcagaggcttcaacccactgagccacctaggtgcccctttcctAGTCTTTTGAACTCTTCTTTGATACATTTTAATCTAAGCAGAATCTACTAGagttttagaaatggaattgcatTGATTCCATTACAGAAGCTTTTAGTATTAGTATCTTAAATCATATATAGCAGGATTACAGAACTCCCACTACTTAGATGTGCAAGAAatgtagcttctttttttttcttttaagtgattGATCTACTCTTCCTCAGAAGCTTCTTCCCACCCCACCGGGTGGAAGGAAGGGTAGAGTACGGGCACACCCGAGATGTTAACCCTGCCAATGAACAGCATCTTGCTCTGACAGTTCAAACAGTCTCATTTGTAGAACCCAGTCTCTTGGCTCATTAAAGAgtctttcagatttccttttcacAAACTGTTCCATGAGGAATAAACAGTTTTTTACTAATGGGATGTGTGTTTCTTTGGGGCACTGTGAAACCTCTGAAACCTCTGAAATCTTGGATTGGACacttcctgtttcacattgatttTCACATATTGCtttcttgattttgttaaaatttttatcttgaggggcacctaggtggctcagtgggttgggcctctgcctttggctccggtcgtggtctgggtcctgggatcaagccccacatcgggctctctgctcagtggggagcctgcttcccccctcccccaacccgccgcctgcctctctgccaacatgtgatctctttctgtgtgtgtgtgtgtgtgtgtgtgtaagatggataaataaaatctttttaaaaattaaaaaaaaataaaatttttatcttgataattACAGATTTACATGCAATGGTAAGAAATAATAGAttccatgtatcttttttttaagatttttatttatttatgtgacagacagagatcacaagtaggtagagaggcaggcagagagaggaggaagcaggctccctgctgagcagagagcccgatgcggggctccatcccaggactctgggatcatgacctgagccgaaggcagaggctttaacccactgagccacccaggcgcccctagattccATATATCTTTCAATTAATTGCTACTAATAGTATCATCTTGCATAATTATAGTAGAATATTATAACCAGAAAACTGACATTGATATAATCCATTGGCCTTATTCATATTTCACCAGTTTTACATGcactcatatatacatacatgcgcacacacatatatggttTTTATCACTGGTGTAGATTCACGGGACCACCACAGTCAAGGTACAGAACAGTTTTATGACAAGGCTCCCTTGTGCTGTTGATAGCCACAGTTGCACTCCTCCATTCCCCTCTCCCTAACTCTTTGCAACCACCGATCTGTTCATCtctctaattttgtcttttcaaggATACTATTTAAATGGAAATGGTTCAGTGTATaaccttttgagattggcttttttctcAGGAAAACTCCCTTGAGACTCATCTAAGTTTTAGCATGAAccaatagggttttttttttttttttaattgctgagtagtagtccataGTATGGAGGTACCACTGCttattcacctgttgaaggacctttagtttgtttccaggcttggttattacaaataaagctgtatgaacatttgtgtacagatttttttgtgaacaaaagttttcatttccctgtgATAAATGCTCCAGAGTATAACTGCTGAGTTGTAAGTGAATATATCgttttctaagaaactgtcatGTTCTTTTTCTAGAGTGAttcacattcccatcaacaatgtatgAGTGATCTCGTTCCTTCCCATGCTCACCAGTATTTGGTAttatcactgttttttattttagccattctaatagatgtgtagatgatctcattgtggtttaaatttgcatttttcctaatggctagtaatgttgagcatctttccatgtgcttaatTGGATCTGTGTATCTTCAGTGAGATACCTGTTTCTTCTATCCGTTTTCTAATTGGATTCTTTGTTATGTACCATTGAgttcaaagagttaaaaaagtatatgtatttatattctgGGTTAAAATCCTTTGTGGGATatgcttgaaaatattttctccctgctAATAGCTTTTTCATCACTTAATAAGGTTTTCCACAGagcaaattattttaatcttgTTAAGATCAtctatcagtttttccttttacgGATTATGTTTTTGTGGTAAGTCTAAGAACTTTTTGTCTAGTCCTGTATcctaaagattttcttctttgttttctaaacGTTTTATAGGTTTACATTTAAGTAAGTGTAAGTCCGtgttccattttgagttaatttttgtataagttGTGAGATTTTAGGTTGAGGCATCTCCCTTCTCGTCTTGTCTCTTTACTTTCTTGGCTATGGAGTCCAATTGCTGTTGCACCCCCTTTTGTGGAAAAGTGTCTTCTTCCTTAATCGAATTGCTTTTGCAGGCAAAAATCAGTTAGTATATCTCTGTGGCCCTATTGATCTCTTTATCCCtctgccagtaccacactgtctcaATAACCATTCTGTAGCTCTGTACTAAACCTTAACGTCAGGTATAGTGATTCCTCTCACTTTATTCTGCTTTTTCAAAGTTTCTTTAGCAATTCCAGGTCATGTGCCTTTTCgttttcattttagaataaatttgccTATATCTACAAAACACTTGCTGGgatttttgataggaattgcatcaAAGCCATATATCAGTTTGGGAAAATTGGCATCTTGTTGCGTTTTCTAATACACGAGTATAGTATGTTTCTCAATTTACTTAggctttcttcagtttttttcattaacattttgtaatttatagGATACAGATCCTATACATATTGCATTAAGTTTATGTGAGACGATTTCATTTCCTTggagtaactttttaaaagatatttatctatttacttattttaaagatttgtttagtaatttgacagacacagcgagagagggaacacaggcaaggggagtgagaaagggagaagcaggcttcctgctgagcagggagcccattgcggggctcgaacctaggaccctaggatcatgacctgagccaaaggcagacacttaatgactgagccacccaggcgctcctttttattttagagacacggagagagagtgcgtgagcaaatgcagggggaggagcagagggagagagacaaacagactccgtgctgagcatgcaGCCCCGTGAAGATCAGttccacgaccccgagatcacaacctcaagctgaagtcaagagtctgatgcttaatggactgagcctccTAGACACCCCTTTCCTTGAAGTAATTGTAAATGatgttttgcttttaacttcTGTGTCCCATTTTTGTTGTTTGCATATAGAAATGtgattggggtacctgggtggcacagtccctaagccactgactcttggttttggctcaggtcatgatctcagggtcttgggatcgaggcccccgttatgctctgtgctcagcgcaacgtctgcttgagattctctctctccctctcactcagccccctcctgctcatgatgtttgtgtgtttctctctctaaaataaataaataaatcttaaaagaaatgtgaTTGATTTTTGTGCCTTGATCTTGTATTCTGCAGTCTTGCTAAACTTAATAATTCTAGGAGGTTTTAGTggattcttaggatttttttttgtgtagatgatcatgtcatctgcaaatagtgtcagtttattcttttgtttacagtctgtatgctttttatttatttttcttggcttaTTACTCTGATTAGAACTTCCGATATTGTGTTCAATAATAGTGATAAGAGCAGACATTCctttcatgttcctgatctttgggaaaaggaaaaagcatttggTCTTTCACATTAAATATGTTAGCTATAGGGTTTTGTGGATGATATTTATAAAGCTGAGAAACTtaccttctatttctagtttgccagagttttttttccttaatcataAACTGGTGTTTgattttgtcattcttttattgtatttgttgatatgatcatatgatttttcttctttatctgttgacatggttttctttctttctttctttttttaagattttatttatttgtttgacacagagggagagaaagaccaagagcaagcacaagcaaggggagcaacaggcagggagagagagagagagggggaagcaggcccagcactgagcagggagcccgatgcgggacttgatcccaggaccccgggatcatgacctgagctgaaggcaaacgcttagctaactgaggcacccaggcgtccctggcatggttttcaaatgttgaatCAGCCTTCCATATCTAGAATAAATCCAACTGGTCATGGTGTACAGTTCTTTTAATACATCACTGAATTTGAAATGCTAGTAtattgttgaagatttttgtacGTGAGTTCGTAAGAGTTGTTGgtctatactttatttttttgtgctttGTCAGGTTTTGATATCATTGTGTTggtagcctcatagaatgagttgggaagtatttcctcctcttctaatttctggaagagattgtgtaaAATGGACATTAATTctcccttaaatgtttggtagaattctctagtGAAATCATCTGagcctgaagattttttttattgggaatttaaaattacaaatttaacaAATACAACTACTTAAATTGTTTATTTCATCTTGGTTATGTATGGTAGTTTGTGGTTTTCCAGGAATTGGCCTCTTCCTTAAGTTGTAAAATTTAGGAGTGTGAAGTTTGTGGTAATGGCCATGGGATTTTAGGGATCTCTcccctgttttgttcctgatattgatgtttttatcttttctttatcagtcttgctagaagtttatcaatttttgtgATCTTTTAGCAGTACCAGTTTTAgcttcattgattttatttttaaaatttttaaataattttgttttttggttttttttttttttttcctgtttgagagttcactgatttctgcttttatctttgttACCTTCTTGTTTtgggctcatttctttttttggtattgaggTAAGACTTTATATTATTGATTTGAggcctttctcttttctaatgtgtgcgtttagtgctataaatttctctGTTAGTATTGCTTTAGCTGCATCACACATATTTTGATTTAATGTGTATTCATTGAGTCCTGTgtaattaaaatttcctttgagaCTATCTCTTTGTATTATGGCTACTTTGAAATTATTGTCAAATAATTCTGCCATCTCTGTGTTAGCATCTTttgattgtcttttctcattcatgttGATGTTTTCCTAGTTCTTAGTATGATTGATTTTCTGTAGAAACCCAGACATTTTGGATATTATGTCATTAGACTctctatcttatttaatct
Coding sequences:
- the LOC116582193 gene encoding LOW QUALITY PROTEIN: gap junction alpha-1 protein-like (The sequence of the model RefSeq protein was modified relative to this genomic sequence to represent the inferred CDS: substituted 1 base at 1 genomic stop codon); its protein translation is MSDLSALGQLVDKVQAHSTPGGKVWLSVLFVFRILLLGTAVESAWDDEQFAFRCNTRQPGCENVCYDKSFPISHVRFWVLQIIFVSLPSLLYLAHVFHMIRKEEKLQKRGEELRVTQNDGANMDVHLQEVEIEVKKFKCSIEEHCKVKMRRGLLRVYTVSVFFKSVFEVAFLLIQWYVYGFSLNAVYTCKRDPCPHQVDCFLSRPTEKSIFILFMLVVSLVSLALNIMELFCVFFRGLKGHVKDPESESYLDTSGLPSPSTDSSSVAPLSSMSLPIDRAASGNRSSSSCRSYNKQGNEQTHAKQKAXQDLIGQGGITPSDLHAQPFDFPHKQNFGGGRAGQK